Below is a window of Shinella sp. PSBB067 DNA.
GCGCGTCGGGTCATAGGAGACGTTGAGCAGCGTGGTCTGCGCCACCGCTCCCGTCACCCCGCCGAACACGAGCCCCAGACTGAGGGCGAAAACCCCGGCCCTCTTCATAAACGTCGACATCTCCAACCTCCTGGTCTCTGCCTCGAATAAAAGCCTAGGGATTTAGTAGACTTAGTCAACAATGCTCGGAAAATTCGCAAAACCGGTTTCATAAGGGCCGAAACGGCGCAACGGACGAACTGTCCTTCCCGGCACCGCACGCACAGTTCATCTCGAAAGTGGCTGCATGAACGCAAAATGCATCCGCGAAAAACCGGTCTTTTCAGCCCGCTCGCCGGATTTTTTAGCCGTGCAGGGCCCGGGCCGGGCCGGAAAGGGGCGCGGCGAGAACGCTGCGATAGGCCTGCCGCACGGTTTCGGCAAAGGTGAAGGGTCCCGGTCGCAGGCCGGACGCGACCGCCCCGACGACGGAAAGCCCGCGCAGGGGCTCGCCCTGGCGAAGGAGACGGCCGCTGTCGTCGACGGAGAGGGTCGCGACATCGCATCCGAGCAGCCCGGCGAGGGCACGGGCGGAGGGGACCTCGCGGCAGTCGACGGTATTCTCGTCACCCGACTTCGGATCGCGCGGCGGAACGAAGCGGGTATGGCCGGTTTCGAATTCCGCGGCGAGGCGACGGTGGATCTCGCCCGCAATGCGGACCGAAAAATGTCGGTGCAGGCGAAGGAGGTGGCGGCGGTAATGATTGCGCTCGCACTGGGGCAGGTTGCGCCAGACCACGGAGAGGCGGTCGGAAGCCGCATCGACGACGCCCTGCCAGCGGCCGCCGTCGCTGGCTTGCGCGATGCTGCATTCCCCGCGGATATACCGGAAGGCCTCGCGCAGCGAACGGCTGGCGGGCGGTGTGCCGAAGGCCATGCCTTCGTAACCGCGGCCATGCGGCTGCGGCAGCCGGCCGGCCGCGGCAGCGACGTGAATGTCACCGGCAAAGCCCCGCTTCCTCAGATCGAGCAGGATGGCGGCAAGGCGTGGGCCGTTGCCGACAAGGGTGAGCGGCGGCGGGTTCTCCTGGGCCGAAAGCCGCTCGGCCGCGGCGATCGCACCACGCCAGGAAGCCGCCTCGCGCTGCGCGGCACCGAAGCCGGTCGCGACGAAGACGTGGTCGAAGACGGCGCCCTCGCCATCCCGGAACGCGACGCGCACGCCTTCGGTGTTCGTACAGAGATGGCCCACGGTGCCGCTGATGGTGCGGATGCGGACGTCCCTGCGCAGGGAAAGCGCCTCGCCGAAGCGGCCCATCGCATAATCGCGAAACAGCGCGCGCGGCACATGCAGGTCCTGCGGGCCTCGCAAGGCCGAAACCGTGCCGGCGGCAAGGAGGTTGTCCTTCAGCCAGCGGGCAAAATCGTCCGGCCGGTCGGGAAGGATCGAAAGATCGCGCGCCGGCTCCGCCGTCAGCGCCGCACCGGCCGGCCCGTCGCCGAAGGCGCCGGGCGCATCCTCGGCATCGATCATCCATGCTTCGAAGGGGCGGTGGAACCGCCGCATCAGCGCAATGACCGTGGCAAGGCCCGAAGGCCCCGCGCCGATCACCGCGATCCTTGCCATCGTCGGCGTGCCCGCAGGCGGGGCACCTTCTCCCGTGATCGTCTCGAAGAACATGCCTGTCCCTTCCCTGCACGATGGAGCCAGAAGCGGAAGACAGGATAACGCAGCCTCCGATAATTTTCTACCTTTTTAGTAGAATAATCGACCGGCACTTTTCACCGGCTCCGGAGCGCCGGAAAATCGGCGCTTGCCCGCCGGGCGGGGCCGCGCGAAACACCGTGACCGATCTCGAAACGGCAAACCGATCTATACAATCTCTATAGAATATGGTCTTTCTTACCCGATAATGCCTGTGCGCCCTGGAACAGCATCCCGCAAGGAGCAGACGACATGGGTACTCTCTCATCGGCACTCGACCGCTCGGCACGAACGGCCGCCATCATCGGA
It encodes the following:
- a CDS encoding FAD/NAD(P)-binding protein is translated as MFFETITGEGAPPAGTPTMARIAVIGAGPSGLATVIALMRRFHRPFEAWMIDAEDAPGAFGDGPAGAALTAEPARDLSILPDRPDDFARWLKDNLLAAGTVSALRGPQDLHVPRALFRDYAMGRFGEALSLRRDVRIRTISGTVGHLCTNTEGVRVAFRDGEGAVFDHVFVATGFGAAQREAASWRGAIAAAERLSAQENPPPLTLVGNGPRLAAILLDLRKRGFAGDIHVAAAAGRLPQPHGRGYEGMAFGTPPASRSLREAFRYIRGECSIAQASDGGRWQGVVDAASDRLSVVWRNLPQCERNHYRRHLLRLHRHFSVRIAGEIHRRLAAEFETGHTRFVPPRDPKSGDENTVDCREVPSARALAGLLGCDVATLSVDDSGRLLRQGEPLRGLSVVGAVASGLRPGPFTFAETVRQAYRSVLAAPLSGPARALHG